From Arachis stenosperma cultivar V10309 chromosome 2, arast.V10309.gnm1.PFL2, whole genome shotgun sequence, one genomic window encodes:
- the LOC130961889 gene encoding uncharacterized protein LOC130961889, translating to MGWIGETIDSIKSIQIRQLLTQAVSLGMIVTSALIIWKALMCITGSESPVVVVLSGSMEPGFKRGDILFLHMSKDPIRAGEIVVFNVDGREIPIVHRVIKVHERQDGEVDILTKGDNNYGDDRLLYAQGQLWLQRHHIMGRAVGFLPYVGWVTIIMTEKPIIKYILIGALGLLVITSKD from the exons ATGGGTTGGATCGGTGAGACTATTGATTCCATCAAATCCATTCAGATCCGTCAGCTCCTCACTCAAGCTGTTAGCCTTG GTATGATTGTTACATCTGCACTGATAATATGGAAGGCATTGATGTGCATAACTGGAAGCGAATCtcctgttgttgttgttctttcTGGAAGCATGGAACCAGGATTCAAGCGG GGTGACATATTATTTTTGCACATGAGTAAAGATCCAATTCGTGCAGGGGAGATTGTTGTGTTTAATGTGGAT GGCCGTGAGATCCCTATTGTTCACCGTGTAATTAAG GTTCATGAAAGGCAAGATGGCGAGGTTGATATTCTCACAAAAG GTGACAACAATTACGGCGATGACAGGCTACTCTATGCCCAAGGTCAGCTTTGGCTGCAAAGACACCACATTATGGGTAGAGCCGTCGG GTTCTTACCTTATGTCGGTTGGGTAACGATTATTATGACCGAGAAACCTATCATCAAG TATATTCTGATTGGTGCATTGGGTTTGCTGGTGATAACTTCAAAAGATTAA